The Candidatus Thiothrix anitrata genome includes the window TCTTCACAAAAAATCGAGGCGTTGTTGGCATGGGTCGAACGTGGTGGTCACTTAATCACGCGTGCTCGCACTGACGAAAGCAGCTCAAACCTTTACAGTGATGACACAGAAGACGAGGACGCAACCAAACCGCGCACCACCGAGCCTAAAACCGATCCGTTACAAAGCGCGTTGGGCATTACGCTTGGGGAAAACATTATCCCCGAAGAGGATGACTTACCGTTATCTGTGGTGCGCACTGATTACTCAAAAGTCTTGGAGGTTGATCCGGGATTCTTTGACGCGCTGGAAACAACCGCTGCGGTGCAACATCAACAAACCTACCAAAACGATGCGTGGCTGCTAGAAATCAAACGCGGAGCAGGCTTAATCACCTTGGCTGCCAATCTTGATTTTATCGAAAATCCTGCGATTGACGACTACGACCATGCTGAATTTTTCTGGCACTTGATACACAGCTTACATCCGCAACCGCAAAACGTGTGGTTGATACATCAAGACGATTTACCGCCGTTATGGGCACTGTTGTGGGAACGCGCATGGCCACTGTTATTAACGCTAGGGGTAGCGATTCCGCTGGGAATTTTGGCATTA containing:
- a CDS encoding DUF4350 domain-containing protein; this translates as MKAQRIALGLLGILVLVGLTLSFLNTFELKESEEHVGFKGEAKTNNLFAARLLLHSMGVPAQRQDRLSTLPDTDTVLIINTQRYTLSSQKIEALLAWVERGGHLITRARTDESSSNLYSDDTEDEDATKPRTTEPKTDPLQSALGITLGENIIPEEDDLPLSVVRTDYSKVLEVDPGFFDALETTAAVQHQQTYQNDAWLLEIKRGAGLITLAANLDFIENPAIDDYDHAEFFWHLIHSLHPQPQNVWLIHQDDLPPLWALLWERAWPLLLTLGVAIPLGILALSPRFGPLQQTPSLGRRRILEHIHASGRFMWKRHQQGDTQYPAFTDAVKQLSPKPKDTP